From Methanospirillum lacunae, a single genomic window includes:
- a CDS encoding FKBP-type peptidyl-prolyl cis-trans isomerase codes for MPVKEGDFIKLSYTGRSFGMVFDTTSETEARESGAFDEKKKYEPVIVCAGKQQILLGLDEAVMGKEPGDEGTIEIPPEKAFGEREQELMRSYEKKVFNEKPSVGMRVNIPNTGEGTVVKMIGNRVLVDFNHPLAGQTLDYSYKIEGFVEDPAEQIKGLISIFSGLETSVSIENGVAKVDLPAGIYSYSRRFVSSKPYITISIFDLVNGIEEIQYIEKYPKPEKKAEEIKE; via the coding sequence ATGCCTGTCAAAGAAGGAGATTTTATAAAACTCAGTTATACCGGACGCAGTTTCGGGATGGTTTTTGATACGACCAGCGAGACCGAAGCACGTGAATCTGGTGCATTTGATGAGAAGAAGAAGTACGAGCCTGTGATAGTATGCGCAGGTAAACAACAGATTCTTCTCGGTCTTGATGAGGCTGTGATGGGGAAGGAGCCTGGGGATGAAGGTACGATTGAGATCCCACCAGAGAAGGCTTTCGGGGAGCGTGAACAGGAACTGATGCGCTCATATGAGAAGAAAGTCTTCAATGAGAAGCCATCTGTCGGTATGCGGGTAAATATTCCGAATACCGGTGAAGGCACTGTTGTTAAGATGATCGGGAATCGTGTTCTCGTTGATTTTAATCACCCGCTCGCTGGTCAGACATTGGATTATTCATATAAGATCGAAGGATTTGTTGAAGATCCAGCAGAGCAGATAAAGGGTCTGATAAGCATCTTTTCCGGACTTGAGACGAGTGTATCTATTGAGAATGGTGTTGCTAAAGTTGACCTTCCAGCTGGCATTTATTCATATAGCAGACGCTTTGTCAGCAGTAAGCCTTACATCACGATCTCAATATTTGATCTGGTCAATGGTATTGAAGAAATTCAGTATATAGAGAAGTATCCGAAACCTGAAAAAAAGGCTGAAGAAATCAAGGAATAA
- the cyaB gene encoding class IV adenylate cyclase — MLEIEIKVRVPDIKAVREQVIASGGVLTETLTEHDSYYNAPHRDFGITDEALRLRETGTKTTVTYKGPKDTILGSKVREELNLDITDPKIFDSIITRLGFVMVAVVQKRREYYQYQDFTISLDQVEGLGNFVEIELISDSNAEMAAARVDETAIKMGVTGERITLSYLELLLSTR; from the coding sequence ATGCTGGAGATCGAGATTAAAGTCCGGGTCCCGGACATCAAAGCGGTCAGAGAACAGGTAATAGCATCAGGAGGAGTCCTCACTGAGACACTCACAGAACATGACTCATATTATAATGCCCCCCACCGGGACTTTGGAATAACAGATGAAGCATTGCGCCTCAGAGAAACGGGTACAAAAACTACGGTTACCTACAAGGGACCCAAAGATACTATTCTTGGTTCAAAAGTCAGGGAGGAACTCAACCTCGATATCACTGATCCGAAAATCTTTGATTCCATCATTACCCGCCTTGGATTTGTAATGGTGGCAGTTGTGCAAAAGCGCAGAGAGTACTACCAATATCAGGACTTCACCATATCTCTTGATCAGGTTGAAGGACTTGGAAACTTTGTGGAGATAGAATTAATATCAGATTCAAATGCAGAAATGGCAGCTGCACGTGTAGATGAAACTGCAATAAAAATGGGAGTTACCGGGGAGAGGATAACCCTCTCTTATCTTGAACTCCTTCTTTCTACACGTTGA
- a CDS encoding metallophosphoesterase family protein: protein MLKALLLADLHGEYGMIESFMELAPDVVFIAGDITNMGTAQDVDTCFSRIDVPSFSVPGNCDPKEVLDALERSSSVNLHGSTMNLGKISLVGIGGSNPTPFGTPFELTDKQIDDLLKSSVSKMERATHNVLISHAPPQGILDEIAGNHVGSATVKKYVEKFDLICCAHVHEQRGIYEADGIKAVNPGPAAMGNCAMIHFGEDAKDIEIKLLNV from the coding sequence ATGTTGAAAGCGCTCCTGCTTGCAGATCTGCACGGTGAATACGGGATGATCGAGTCCTTCATGGAACTCGCTCCTGATGTCGTATTCATCGCAGGGGATATCACCAATATGGGAACTGCCCAGGATGTTGATACCTGTTTTTCACGTATCGATGTCCCCAGTTTCTCGGTTCCGGGGAACTGCGATCCCAAAGAGGTACTAGATGCCCTTGAGCGTTCCAGCAGTGTGAACCTTCATGGTTCGACAATGAACCTCGGCAAGATATCTCTGGTTGGTATAGGAGGATCTAATCCTACTCCGTTTGGAACACCTTTCGAACTGACCGATAAACAGATCGATGATCTGCTCAAAAGTTCAGTAAGTAAAATGGAAAGGGCAACTCACAATGTTCTCATTTCACATGCGCCTCCTCAGGGCATCCTTGATGAGATTGCGGGTAATCATGTCGGTTCAGCAACTGTGAAGAAGTATGTCGAGAAATTTGACCTGATCTGCTGTGCCCATGTCCATGAACAACGGGGTATTTATGAAGCTGATGGAATCAAGGCAGTAAACCCCGGTCCGGCCGCAATGGGCAACTGTGCCATGATCCATTTTGGTGAAGACGCAAAAGATATTGAGATAAAACTTCTCAACGTGTAG
- a CDS encoding TIGR04013 family B12-binding domain/radical SAM domain-containing protein: MDVRWREITSQRNSFAALYAACELHGYHLVSSSIPGGDVTLYSLNSIQAPGYLDEISDASCITVVGGPHATACYEELVDVADYVVVGEGEFTVPRLLDRIEHGLSPPPGVATRDGLVQVDHSVLLDAYPSFSEYKGYIEISRGCPYACQYCQTPCIFGHRMRHRSLDSIRELAKHFKQIRLVTPNALAYGSDGRHLELGKVERLMKILKNDGDRELYFGTFPSEVRPEWITEESVELIRTFCDNKKLHMGVQSGSDAVLSRLCRGHSCADALSALDHIRDGGLVPVVDVIFGFPDETDEEQEETVSLVREVCKSGFVHAHRFIPLPGTPLAGTRSTPVIPEAEVALGSLALAGKVTGSWNDPELRFFRRVPY, from the coding sequence ATGGATGTACGATGGCGTGAGATTACTTCCCAGCGCAACAGTTTTGCTGCTCTCTATGCAGCCTGCGAACTCCATGGCTATCATCTTGTTTCCTCTTCAATCCCCGGGGGTGATGTTACTCTTTACAGTCTGAATTCAATTCAGGCTCCCGGCTATCTTGATGAGATCTCTGACGCATCGTGTATAACAGTCGTTGGCGGTCCTCACGCAACAGCATGTTATGAAGAACTTGTTGATGTAGCTGATTATGTTGTGGTTGGTGAGGGGGAATTTACTGTACCAAGGCTCCTTGATCGAATTGAACATGGTCTTTCTCCACCTCCGGGAGTTGCAACTCGGGATGGGCTCGTTCAGGTGGATCACTCAGTGTTGCTTGATGCCTATCCGAGTTTTAGCGAGTATAAGGGATATATAGAGATTTCCCGGGGATGTCCATATGCTTGTCAATATTGCCAGACGCCTTGTATTTTTGGACACCGTATGCGGCATCGTAGTCTTGATTCAATTAGGGAACTTGCAAAACATTTCAAACAGATTAGACTGGTGACACCGAATGCTCTGGCATATGGTTCAGACGGCCGACATCTGGAGTTAGGTAAAGTAGAGCGCCTCATGAAAATCCTTAAAAATGATGGGGATCGTGAACTCTATTTTGGAACATTTCCTAGTGAGGTACGGCCAGAGTGGATCACTGAAGAATCAGTGGAATTGATTCGGACCTTTTGCGACAATAAAAAGCTCCACATGGGTGTACAGTCTGGAAGTGACGCTGTCCTTTCAAGACTTTGTCGCGGTCATTCCTGTGCTGATGCGCTGTCAGCCTTGGATCATATCAGGGACGGAGGCCTTGTACCGGTGGTAGATGTGATTTTCGGGTTTCCGGATGAGACTGATGAGGAACAGGAGGAGACAGTCAGCCTTGTCCGTGAAGTATGTAAATCAGGTTTTGTTCATGCTCACCGGTTCATTCCACTTCCCGGAACACCACTGGCAGGCACACGATCTACCCCGGTCATACCTGAGGCAGAAGTTGCTTTAGGTTCTCTCGCCCTTGCAGGGAAAGTGACCGGTTCATGGAACGACCCTGAGTTAAGATTTTTTAGACGGGTTCCATATTAG
- a CDS encoding KaiC domain-containing protein translates to MSGDRITFGIKGLDEMLSGGLIPGTVASVIGQYGCGKTNFALYFLWSGLLNGENVIHITLEERTGRIEYYMRDKGWDITPYLGKSLTIVNLDPSDFNLAINSVKNELPELIKRTGAHRVTIDPVSLFEDLFDDDATRRREMMRFLDRLRDLNCTSLLTSEADKENEFSSRYNLIEYLSDTVILLRYARGDSVSDIHLAIEVVKMRMSGHSREVKPYEILKESMIVYTEANVF, encoded by the coding sequence ATGAGTGGTGATCGAATTACCTTCGGTATTAAAGGTCTTGATGAGATGCTTTCCGGAGGGCTGATTCCCGGTACCGTAGCATCCGTAATTGGGCAGTATGGGTGTGGTAAAACAAACTTTGCTCTGTATTTTCTTTGGTCCGGTCTTCTTAATGGTGAGAATGTAATCCATATTACCCTTGAAGAACGGACAGGCAGGATTGAATATTACATGCGGGATAAAGGATGGGATATTACACCGTATCTTGGAAAATCTCTCACGATTGTAAATCTTGATCCATCTGATTTTAATCTTGCAATAAACAGTGTCAAGAACGAGTTACCTGAACTGATCAAACGCACAGGAGCTCACCGGGTTACCATAGATCCAGTATCTCTGTTTGAAGACCTGTTTGATGATGATGCTACAAGAAGACGGGAAATGATGCGTTTTCTTGATCGTCTACGCGACCTGAATTGTACTTCTCTTCTCACGAGTGAAGCAGATAAAGAAAATGAGTTTTCAAGCAGATATAATCTGATTGAGTATCTCAGTGATACCGTTATTCTCCTGAGATATGCGAGAGGTGACTCGGTTTCTGATATTCATCTTGCTATAGAAGTGGTCAAAATGCGGATGTCTGGCCATTCCCGTGAGGTTAAGCCGTATGAGATTCTTAAAGAATCAATGATTGTTTACACAGAGGCAAACGTCTTCTGA
- a CDS encoding RAD55 family ATPase translates to MYTEINRYMPTGLSTLDPVFGGGVPPGSVILLKGDIGSGKIEFAYTSLIYLSLIMARGSPDKKVIIPADIRYITVTKMREDILREIELSFSPDLLTHIANVQFDDLSDIYFDSSLVPIGWYSDYEDIIERMEKRRKVHDSVLSTLADMLSDIPKESMVTIDSLTELATQHIAAGTWPDLTAFLRGLQRVAKKWNTTFYLILTKGILNQWQETEVADAVDAVIHFRWEESSSAKRQRVLYIEKFRGVMIHLEDREMVKFAVRITPGRGFEVSNIRVII, encoded by the coding sequence ATGTATACAGAAATAAATCGTTATATGCCCACTGGTCTGTCAACACTCGATCCGGTTTTTGGAGGTGGAGTTCCTCCTGGTTCTGTTATACTCCTGAAAGGAGACATTGGATCAGGAAAGATCGAATTTGCATATACTTCTCTCATTTATCTCTCCCTGATAATGGCGCGAGGTTCTCCAGACAAAAAGGTAATAATACCTGCTGATATCAGGTATATCACTGTTACCAAGATGCGGGAAGATATTCTCAGAGAAATTGAGCTGTCTTTCTCTCCTGATCTCCTGACTCACATCGCGAATGTTCAGTTTGATGATCTCTCAGACATCTATTTTGATTCGAGTCTTGTCCCAATTGGATGGTACTCAGATTATGAAGATATCATTGAGCGGATGGAAAAGAGACGAAAAGTCCATGATAGTGTGCTTTCAACCCTCGCTGATATGCTCTCTGATATTCCAAAAGAGAGTATGGTAACCATCGACTCACTTACTGAGCTTGCGACACAACATATTGCTGCCGGGACATGGCCTGATCTCACGGCATTTCTACGCGGTCTTCAGCGTGTGGCAAAAAAATGGAACACCACTTTCTACCTTATTCTGACTAAAGGTATCCTTAATCAGTGGCAGGAGACAGAGGTGGCTGATGCAGTTGATGCAGTCATTCATTTCAGATGGGAAGAATCCTCCTCGGCAAAACGACAGAGGGTTTTGTACATAGAAAAATTTCGGGGAGTTATGATCCATCTTGAAGATCGGGAGATGGTTAAGTTTGCTGTACGGATTACTCCTGGACGTGGATTTGAAGTCAGCAATATCAGGGTGATAATATGA
- a CDS encoding type II/IV secretion system ATPase subunit encodes MKGVVTSVGNIMAGAGKEQGTDRIDKTIGGPKKRKTITIKVPRISLSRKTQENKTESNLKNGPATSKISSTTPKIKSLKSLDNQEPHSGKINRIKINPLHHKSENPIVVTQKELKKSLGTDKESRDLHYSNKLLKKFSLARKSGVEEYSFEKHGSLVDYDVPSGYELIREYWADPGRALVCIALNTNSRMKEYLLYEPALTPFEYELLERLHEDLRDVLILTDEETGMDRKFLLQSKVMELLKYYGVSIDPKSLFKLEYFLVRNYIGWGRVNALMIDPWIEDISCDGDNIPIFLFHRKEQNIKTNIQFETEALISLAITLAQRSGKHISSATPLIDATLPEGSRLQLTFGTEVTSRGTSFTIRKFREQPFTPIDLMELKTFNADMLAYFWMAIENNMSLVFIGGTASGKTTSLNAVSLFIPPLAKVISIEDTRELTLFHENWIASITRDSVAEGGTSVDMFMLLKAAMRQRPEYILVGEVRGHEAQTLFQAMNTGHTTFSTMHAGSVDAAIHRLENEPLNVPRNMLQALNILSIQKQIQIGPDRVRRSEEIVEIAGIDPATGNIMVNTVFEYDPLIDSFHYTGRSQVLGDISTLHGWSREALTEEMERRKSVLNAIKDQDLRDYIRFTKIIQAYYIDSQRVLDNIKDLDKIAS; translated from the coding sequence GTGAAAGGGGTAGTCACATCAGTAGGCAATATCATGGCGGGGGCTGGAAAAGAACAGGGTACAGATAGAATAGATAAAACTATAGGTGGACCGAAAAAGAGAAAAACCATTACCATAAAGGTTCCCCGTATTTCTCTTAGCAGAAAAACTCAGGAGAATAAAACCGAATCAAACCTGAAAAATGGACCCGCAACATCAAAAATCTCTTCCACCACTCCGAAAATTAAATCCCTGAAATCCTTAGACAATCAGGAACCACATTCTGGGAAAATAAACCGCATCAAGATCAATCCTTTACACCATAAATCTGAAAACCCAATTGTAGTTACTCAGAAAGAACTTAAAAAGTCTCTAGGCACCGATAAAGAAAGCAGAGATTTACACTACTCAAATAAACTACTCAAAAAATTCTCATTAGCTAGAAAATCTGGAGTTGAGGAGTACAGTTTTGAAAAACATGGTTCGCTTGTAGATTATGATGTTCCATCCGGTTATGAATTAATCAGAGAGTATTGGGCAGATCCTGGTCGTGCTCTGGTATGCATTGCTCTCAACACAAATTCACGGATGAAGGAGTATCTCCTATATGAACCGGCCCTCACTCCGTTCGAGTATGAACTGCTTGAACGGCTTCATGAAGATCTTCGCGATGTCCTGATTCTTACCGATGAAGAGACTGGGATGGATCGGAAGTTTCTCCTCCAATCCAAGGTCATGGAACTCCTCAAATATTATGGAGTCTCCATAGATCCAAAGTCGCTATTCAAATTAGAATATTTCCTGGTCAGGAACTACATTGGTTGGGGCCGAGTCAATGCTCTCATGATAGATCCCTGGATCGAGGATATTTCATGTGATGGGGATAACATTCCAATCTTTCTCTTCCACCGCAAAGAGCAGAATATCAAGACCAATATCCAGTTTGAGACTGAGGCATTAATCTCTCTTGCAATAACGCTCGCCCAGCGATCAGGAAAACACATATCATCGGCAACACCCCTCATAGACGCAACACTCCCTGAAGGATCTCGTCTGCAACTTACATTCGGAACTGAGGTGACTTCACGTGGGACCTCATTTACTATAAGGAAATTCCGTGAACAGCCATTCACACCAATCGACCTGATGGAGCTCAAGACATTTAACGCAGATATGCTTGCCTACTTCTGGATGGCTATCGAGAATAACATGAGTCTTGTCTTTATTGGAGGGACAGCTTCTGGGAAGACAACATCACTCAACGCGGTCTCACTCTTTATTCCACCCCTTGCAAAAGTCATCTCTATTGAAGATACCCGCGAACTTACCCTCTTTCATGAGAACTGGATTGCAAGTATCACCCGTGATTCAGTTGCTGAGGGAGGAACATCAGTTGATATGTTTATGTTGCTCAAAGCTGCAATGCGGCAGCGACCTGAGTATATCCTAGTTGGTGAGGTTCGTGGACATGAAGCACAGACGCTCTTTCAGGCAATGAACACCGGACATACTACATTTTCAACCATGCATGCAGGAAGTGTAGATGCTGCAATTCACCGACTTGAGAACGAACCGCTAAATGTTCCAAGAAACATGCTTCAGGCACTCAATATTCTGAGCATCCAGAAACAAATCCAGATTGGACCTGACCGGGTAAGAAGAAGTGAAGAGATCGTTGAGATAGCAGGAATTGATCCGGCTACCGGCAATATCATGGTCAATACAGTATTTGAGTACGATCCGCTTATAGATTCATTCCACTATACAGGACGATCACAGGTTCTCGGTGATATTTCTACACTTCACGGGTGGAGCAGGGAAGCCCTTACTGAAGAGAT